One genomic region from Streptomyces sp. Li-HN-5-11 encodes:
- a CDS encoding DUF4190 domain-containing protein — MTSYGSSSAASSGSRTNGLAIASLCCGIVGLFFLNIVLGPLAIIFGAVARRQAAVRNGAGMAKAGIILGIVDVVLWLVLLAVAVGNGGFSWYVGG, encoded by the coding sequence ATGACGAGTTACGGCAGTTCCTCTGCCGCGTCCTCCGGATCGCGCACCAACGGCCTGGCGATCGCGAGCCTTTGCTGCGGCATCGTCGGACTGTTCTTCCTGAACATCGTTCTGGGCCCCCTGGCCATCATCTTCGGTGCCGTGGCCCGCCGCCAGGCAGCGGTCAGGAACGGCGCCGGAATGGCGAAGGCCGGCATCATCCTGGGCATCGTCGACGTGGTCCTCTGGCTCGTACTCCTGGCCGTCGCCGTCGGCAACGGTGGTTTCAGCTGGTACGTGGGAGGTTAG
- a CDS encoding ribonuclease J yields MSHPHPELKAAPPLPEGGLRVVALGGLGEIGRNMTVFEHAGKLLVVDCGVLFPEETQPGVDVILPDFTSIRDRLDDIVAVVLTHGHEDHIGGVPYLLRERSDIPVVGSKLTLAFLEAKLKEHGIRPRTVRVREGDRRGFGPFDCEFVAVNHSIPDSLAVAIRTGAGMVLHTGDFKMDQFPLDDRITDLRAFARLGEEGVDLFLTDSTNAEVPGFTTSERELNPAIEQVMRTAPRRVIVSSFASHVHRIQQVLDAAHQHGRKVAFVGRSMVRNMGIARDLGYLKVPSGLVVSTKELEKLPDHKVTLVCTGSQGEPMAALSRMANRDHMIRIGKGDTVLLASSLIPGNENAIYRVINGLTRWGAHVVHKGNAKVHVSGHASAGELVYCYNIVKPRNVMPVHGEWRHLRANGDLAIRTGVDPDRVVIAEDGVVVDLVDGRVSITGKVPAGNVYVDGMEVGGATEASLKDRLTLAAEGVVTVVAIVDADTGALAEAPDFLARGFVHDDTTFEPVVPVIEKTLATAAEEGVGDARQLEQLLARAVANWAFRTHRRKPLIIPVIIDA; encoded by the coding sequence ATGAGTCATCCGCACCCCGAGCTGAAAGCCGCCCCTCCCCTTCCCGAGGGAGGGCTGCGGGTCGTCGCCCTGGGCGGCCTCGGTGAGATCGGCCGCAACATGACCGTCTTCGAGCACGCCGGCAAACTGCTCGTCGTCGACTGCGGCGTGCTGTTCCCCGAGGAGACCCAGCCCGGCGTGGACGTGATCCTGCCGGACTTCACCTCGATCCGGGACCGGCTGGACGACATCGTGGCGGTGGTGCTGACCCACGGGCACGAGGACCATATCGGCGGCGTACCGTACCTGCTGCGCGAGCGCTCCGACATCCCGGTCGTCGGCTCCAAGCTGACGCTGGCGTTTTTGGAGGCCAAGCTCAAGGAACACGGCATCCGTCCGCGCACGGTGCGCGTGCGCGAGGGCGACCGGCGCGGCTTCGGGCCCTTCGACTGCGAGTTCGTGGCGGTCAACCACTCCATCCCGGACAGCCTCGCGGTCGCGATCCGCACCGGCGCCGGGATGGTGCTGCACACCGGCGACTTCAAGATGGACCAGTTCCCGCTCGACGACCGCATCACCGATCTGCGCGCCTTCGCCCGCCTCGGCGAGGAGGGCGTGGACCTGTTCCTCACCGACTCCACCAACGCCGAAGTACCCGGCTTCACCACCTCCGAGCGGGAGCTGAACCCGGCGATCGAGCAGGTGATGCGCACCGCGCCGCGCCGGGTCATCGTCTCCAGCTTCGCCAGCCATGTGCACCGCATCCAGCAGGTCCTGGACGCCGCGCACCAGCACGGCCGCAAGGTCGCCTTCGTCGGCCGTTCCATGGTCCGCAACATGGGCATCGCCCGCGACCTGGGCTACCTCAAGGTGCCGTCCGGCCTGGTCGTCAGCACGAAGGAGCTGGAGAAGCTCCCGGACCACAAGGTCACCCTGGTGTGCACCGGCTCCCAGGGCGAACCGATGGCCGCGCTGTCACGGATGGCCAACCGCGACCACATGATCCGCATCGGCAAGGGCGACACCGTCCTGCTCGCCAGCTCCCTCATCCCCGGCAACGAGAACGCCATCTACCGGGTGATCAACGGACTCACCCGGTGGGGCGCCCACGTGGTCCACAAGGGCAACGCCAAAGTGCACGTCTCCGGGCACGCCAGCGCCGGCGAACTCGTCTACTGCTACAACATCGTCAAACCCCGCAACGTCATGCCCGTGCACGGCGAATGGCGCCACCTGCGGGCCAACGGCGACCTCGCCATCCGTACCGGCGTCGACCCCGACCGGGTCGTCATCGCCGAGGACGGCGTCGTCGTCGACCTCGTCGACGGGCGCGTTTCCATCACCGGCAAGGTCCCCGCCGGCAACGTCTACGTGGACGGCATGGAAGTCGGCGGCGCCACCGAAGCCTCCCTCAAGGACCGCCTCACCCTCGCCGCCGAAGGCGTGGTCACCGTCGTGGCGATCGTCGACGCCGACACCGGCGCCCTCGCCGAGGCCCCCGACTTCCTGGCCCGCGGCTTCGTCCACGACGACACCACCTTCGAACCGGTCGTTCCCGTCATCGAGAAGACCCTGGCCACCGCAGCCGAGGAAGGAGTCGGGGACGCGCGCCAACTCGAACAGCTCCTGGCCCGCGCCGTGGCGAACTGGGCGTTCCGCACCCACCGCCGCAAGCCCCTCATCATCCCCGTCATCATCGACGCTTGA
- a CDS encoding helix-turn-helix domain-containing protein, which translates to MSHAIRRASELALDERTVTALRAALKTTADEVVQAIIDEVPPYANALSGHMGATIRRAVRTALGHYLDLASGNATSGDAGDAAYELGRGEVRDGRSMDALLSAYRVGALVAWRCLAAGAVSAGLPAAEVAKFAELTFAYIDELSAASAAGHADELAARGRAHERHLEHLARDLLAGASPDVLLASAQRAGWQPPVSLTAVLLPAAQARPAHRTLDPSTLVLDDLPDATGVLLVPDADRPHLLRQLTDRTAVVGPARPWTRASASYARAVRARSLSCDIRDTEDHLPELVLGADADAFADLRARALAPLRALPAATARRLEETLRAWLLHQGRREEVAAALFVHPQTVRYRMSQLRGLFPDLASPHRVLELTLAVGLQVN; encoded by the coding sequence ATGAGCCATGCAATCAGGAGGGCCAGCGAACTGGCCCTGGATGAGAGGACGGTCACCGCACTGCGGGCCGCGCTGAAGACCACCGCCGACGAGGTCGTCCAGGCGATCATCGACGAGGTCCCTCCCTACGCCAACGCCCTGTCGGGCCACATGGGCGCCACCATCCGCCGAGCCGTCCGCACCGCCCTGGGGCACTACCTGGACCTCGCGAGCGGGAACGCCACAAGCGGCGACGCCGGTGACGCAGCCTACGAGCTGGGCCGCGGCGAGGTACGCGACGGCCGTTCGATGGACGCCCTGCTCAGCGCCTACCGTGTCGGCGCCCTCGTGGCCTGGCGATGCCTGGCAGCGGGTGCCGTATCCGCAGGTCTGCCCGCCGCCGAGGTCGCCAAGTTCGCCGAGCTGACCTTCGCCTACATCGACGAGCTCTCCGCCGCGAGCGCCGCGGGCCACGCCGACGAACTGGCCGCCCGGGGCCGGGCCCACGAACGCCACCTGGAACATCTTGCCCGCGACCTCCTCGCCGGCGCGAGCCCGGACGTGCTGCTGGCCTCTGCTCAACGGGCCGGGTGGCAGCCTCCCGTCTCGCTGACCGCGGTCCTGCTGCCCGCCGCCCAGGCCCGGCCCGCCCACCGTACGCTCGACCCGAGCACCCTCGTCCTCGACGATCTGCCGGACGCCACCGGTGTGCTGCTCGTCCCCGATGCCGACCGACCACATCTCCTGCGGCAGCTGACCGACCGCACCGCCGTCGTAGGTCCGGCCCGGCCATGGACTCGTGCGTCGGCCTCGTACGCACGAGCCGTCCGCGCGCGCTCCCTCTCCTGCGATATCCGCGACACCGAGGACCACCTGCCCGAGCTGGTGCTGGGCGCCGACGCGGACGCGTTCGCAGACCTGCGTGCCCGAGCCCTCGCACCCTTGCGGGCCTTGCCCGCCGCGACCGCACGGCGGCTGGAGGAGACGTTGCGGGCGTGGCTGCTGCACCAGGGCAGGCGGGAGGAGGTGGCGGCGGCGTTGTTCGTCCATCCCCAGACCGTCCGGTACCGGATGTCGCAGCTGCGGGGGCTGTTTCCGGATCTCGCATCGCCGCACCGGGTCCTTGAACTGACACTGGCGGTCGGTCTTCAGGTCAACTGA
- a CDS encoding ferredoxin reductase, with translation MTSAALRSRAWKLLEMVTTPLLPSDYLDLISPLRAGADLRGRIEAVHPETRDAATIVIRPGRGWRGHTAGQYVRIGVDVDGVRLWRAYSLTSPANRRDGRVTITVKAIPDGKVSNHLVRRAKPGTLIQLDQATGDFVLPQAKPAKVLYLTAGSGITPVMGMLRDTEFNDVVMVHCAPQPQDVIFRNELHDLVAERKLQLTEVHTDTDGMLEIARLDELVPDWAERETWACGPAGLLDAAEEHWSEHGVPERLHTERFRPGIVVAGDGGEVTFSATGKTVAADGATPLLDVGEEAGVLMPSGCRMGICFGCVSPLKAGAVRDLRTGEITEAEPGVLIQTCVSAAAGPCDIDR, from the coding sequence ATGACGAGTGCAGCCCTCCGCAGCAGGGCGTGGAAACTATTGGAGATGGTCACGACGCCGCTGCTGCCGTCGGACTATCTCGACCTGATCAGCCCGCTGCGCGCGGGCGCTGACCTGCGTGGGCGCATCGAGGCCGTGCACCCCGAAACGCGTGACGCCGCGACCATCGTGATCAGGCCGGGACGGGGCTGGCGCGGCCACACGGCCGGTCAGTACGTGCGGATCGGCGTCGACGTCGACGGGGTGCGCCTGTGGCGTGCCTACTCGCTCACCTCACCGGCAAACCGCCGGGACGGCCGCGTCACGATCACCGTGAAGGCGATCCCGGACGGCAAGGTCAGCAACCACCTGGTCCGCAGGGCGAAACCGGGCACGCTGATCCAGCTCGACCAGGCCACCGGTGACTTCGTGCTGCCGCAGGCCAAGCCCGCCAAAGTGCTCTACCTGACGGCCGGCAGCGGCATCACGCCCGTGATGGGCATGCTGCGCGACACCGAGTTCAACGACGTCGTCATGGTCCACTGCGCTCCACAGCCGCAAGACGTGATCTTCCGCAACGAACTGCACGACCTGGTCGCGGAGAGGAAGCTTCAGCTCACCGAGGTGCACACCGACACCGACGGCATGCTCGAGATCGCCCGTCTCGACGAACTCGTGCCCGACTGGGCCGAGCGCGAGACCTGGGCCTGCGGGCCCGCGGGCCTGCTCGACGCCGCCGAAGAGCACTGGAGCGAGCACGGCGTCCCAGAGCGCCTGCACACTGAACGCTTCCGCCCCGGCATCGTCGTCGCCGGCGACGGCGGCGAGGTCACGTTCAGCGCCACCGGCAAGACCGTCGCCGCGGACGGCGCCACGCCGTTGCTGGACGTCGGCGAGGAGGCCGGCGTGCTCATGCCCTCCGGGTGCCGCATGGGCATCTGCTTCGGCTGCGTCTCGCCGCTCAAGGCGGGCGCCGTCCGCGACCTGCGCACCGGCGAGATCACCGAGGCCGAGCCGGGCGTCCTCATCCAGACCTGTGTGTCCGCTGCGGCGGGCCCCTGCGACATCGACCGGTAG
- a CDS encoding acyl-CoA desaturase: MTAIDPTAHLTAEQIEELGRELDAIRDEVIAGRGEKDAAYIRKVISAQRTLELVSRGVLLFSLFPPAWLLGTAGLSVAKIMDNMEIGHNILHGQWDWMRDPKIHSTTWEWDHVSPADQWKHSHNELHHTYTNVIGKDNDLGYGIMRVDEDQKWHPFHLGQPLWNFINACFFEYGIAAYDLELGKNLHKRRRKNPEFRARAKAVGRKIRKQVLKDYVIHPLLSGPSFLPTLAATFTANLVRNLWSHSVIMCGHFPEGVQVFERRSIKGETRGQWYLRQMMGSANISGSKAMHFMTGNLSHQIEHHLFPDLPSNRYAEVAVKVRALFAKYELEYVTGPLPKQVFSAWCKVFRLSLPNKKPKVETPAREQELVAA, from the coding sequence TTGACCGCCATCGACCCCACCGCCCACCTGACCGCGGAGCAGATCGAGGAGCTCGGCCGCGAGCTGGACGCGATCCGCGACGAGGTGATCGCCGGCCGCGGCGAGAAGGACGCCGCCTACATCCGCAAGGTCATCTCGGCCCAGCGCACGCTCGAGTTGGTGAGCCGGGGCGTGCTGCTGTTCTCGCTCTTCCCGCCCGCGTGGCTGCTCGGCACCGCCGGTCTGTCCGTGGCGAAGATCATGGACAACATGGAGATCGGCCACAACATCCTGCACGGCCAGTGGGACTGGATGCGGGATCCGAAGATCCACTCCACCACCTGGGAATGGGATCACGTCTCGCCGGCCGATCAGTGGAAGCACTCGCACAACGAGCTGCACCACACGTACACCAACGTGATCGGCAAGGACAACGACCTCGGCTACGGCATCATGCGCGTCGACGAGGACCAGAAGTGGCACCCGTTCCACCTCGGCCAGCCGCTGTGGAACTTCATCAACGCCTGCTTCTTCGAGTACGGCATCGCGGCGTACGACCTGGAGCTCGGCAAGAACCTGCACAAGCGCCGCCGCAAGAACCCGGAGTTCCGCGCGCGGGCCAAGGCCGTGGGCCGCAAGATCCGCAAGCAGGTGCTCAAGGACTACGTGATCCACCCGCTGCTGTCGGGCCCCTCGTTCCTGCCCACGCTGGCCGCCACGTTCACCGCGAACCTGGTCCGCAACCTCTGGTCCCACTCGGTGATCATGTGCGGGCACTTCCCCGAGGGCGTACAGGTCTTCGAGCGCCGGTCGATCAAGGGCGAGACGCGCGGCCAGTGGTACCTGCGCCAGATGATGGGCTCGGCGAACATCAGCGGCAGCAAGGCCATGCACTTCATGACGGGCAACCTGTCGCACCAGATTGAGCACCACCTGTTCCCGGACCTGCCGAGCAACCGGTACGCCGAGGTCGCGGTGAAGGTGCGAGCGTTGTTTGCAAAGTACGAGCTGGAGTACGTCACCGGGCCGCTGCCCAAGCAGGTGTTCTCCGCGTGGTGCAAGGTCTTCCGGCTTTCGCTGCCGAACAAGAAGCCCAAGGTCGAAACGCCGGCCCGCGAGCAGGAACTCGTCGCGGCCTGA
- a CDS encoding DUF6207 family protein, with the protein MHCGRWATATSDRTTRDPGQPGVRLHCYLDVRQESGR; encoded by the coding sequence ATTCATTGCGGACGGTGGGCGACCGCGACATCAGACCGTACGACACGGGATCCGGGACAGCCCGGTGTCCGGCTGCACTGCTACCTGGACGTGCGCCAGGAGTCGGGCCGATAA
- a CDS encoding IS5 family transposase produces the protein MQQSCVPMAGQSSAVTWECDCLAHRFGNAADNPMRERRYPTDMTDAEWARVLPLLPVPGWMRGRGGRPEAYCHRAMLDAIRYLVDNGIKWRAMPGDFPPWDRIYAFFRRWRDNALVKEFHDRLRARVREELGRDAQPTAGVIDSQSVKADAVVGGDSRGFDGGKLINGRKRHVVVDTLGLLLGVMVTAADVGDRAAAQVLLGQVAGAHHRLELVWADGGYTGSLVEYCLATFALVLAIVKRSDDRRGFVVLPKRWIVERLFAHLMRSRRLVRDFERRTTSAEAMVYWSMTLLMTRRLARSRLPRG, from the coding sequence GTGCAGCAGTCTTGCGTGCCGATGGCCGGGCAGTCCAGCGCGGTCACCTGGGAGTGTGACTGCCTGGCTCACCGGTTCGGAAACGCCGCCGACAACCCGATGCGTGAGCGGCGGTATCCGACGGACATGACGGACGCGGAGTGGGCCCGGGTCCTGCCGCTGCTGCCGGTGCCGGGCTGGATGCGCGGGAGGGGCGGCCGGCCGGAGGCGTATTGCCACCGGGCCATGCTCGATGCGATCCGGTATCTCGTGGACAACGGGATCAAGTGGCGTGCGATGCCGGGCGACTTCCCGCCGTGGGACCGCATCTACGCATTCTTCCGCCGCTGGCGCGACAACGCCCTGGTCAAGGAGTTCCACGACCGGTTGCGCGCGAGGGTCCGCGAGGAGCTGGGGCGGGACGCGCAGCCGACCGCCGGGGTGATCGACTCGCAGTCCGTCAAGGCGGACGCCGTCGTCGGCGGGGACAGCCGGGGCTTCGACGGCGGCAAGCTCATCAACGGCCGCAAACGGCACGTCGTGGTCGATACGCTCGGCCTGCTGCTGGGCGTGATGGTCACCGCCGCGGATGTCGGCGACCGCGCCGCTGCCCAGGTCCTGCTCGGGCAGGTCGCAGGCGCCCACCACCGCCTCGAACTGGTCTGGGCCGACGGCGGCTACACCGGCAGCCTCGTCGAATACTGCCTGGCCACGTTCGCCCTGGTCCTGGCGATCGTCAAACGCAGCGACGACCGGCGAGGGTTCGTGGTGCTGCCCAAGCGGTGGATCGTCGAGCGCCTCTTCGCCCACCTGATGCGAAGCCGCCGCCTGGTGCGCGACTTCGAGCGGCGCACCACCAGCGCGGAGGCGATGGTCTACTGGTCGATGACCTTGCTCATGACCCGTCGCCTGGCCCGCTCACGCCTGCCGCGAGGGTGA
- a CDS encoding DUF664 domain-containing protein encodes MDQLGAYTTRSGERPNLRRILLDLIEEYARHAGHADLIRESVDGLTGEDPPR; translated from the coding sequence GTGGACCAACTCGGCGCCTACACCACCCGTAGCGGCGAACGCCCCAACCTCCGCCGCATTCTCCTTGACCTCATCGAGGAGTACGCCCGCCACGCCGGTCACGCCGACCTCATCCGTGAATCCGTCGACGGGCTCACGGGCGAGGACCCGCCGAGGTGA
- a CDS encoding Acg family FMN-binding oxidoreductase encodes MRTAPLDAATLEACISAAVAAPSFYNTQPWRFRLDPVTVALEVRAAPERGLRHADPVGRALHLSAGAAVFNLRIATAHFGWAPVVRLLPDPEDPGVLASLRLSEAAQRHTAGHRPDLYAMIWRRHSSRFPFSSRTLAPSIRTELTEAAQTEGATLAFPRATETARLLRVATEAEHRSRADPDRAVESRRWIHRDRDDPSDLGIPQAALGPQDAREQLPMRDFTAQRHPERLPAQPFESLPVVALLTTEHDRRSDWLRAGQALEHILLVATAHDVRASLLHQPMEWPDLRREVSPVPDLTGHAQMLIRLGYGPQGPATPRRAPDQVG; translated from the coding sequence ATGCGAACCGCGCCCCTCGACGCCGCGACCCTGGAAGCCTGCATCTCGGCCGCCGTGGCCGCGCCCTCGTTCTACAACACCCAGCCGTGGCGCTTCCGCCTGGATCCGGTGACCGTCGCGCTCGAGGTACGCGCCGCACCCGAGCGTGGCCTGCGCCACGCCGATCCTGTCGGCCGGGCGCTACACCTGTCTGCCGGTGCCGCTGTCTTCAACCTCCGCATCGCGACGGCCCACTTCGGCTGGGCACCCGTCGTACGGCTGCTGCCTGATCCCGAGGACCCGGGCGTACTGGCCAGCCTTCGACTGTCCGAGGCGGCCCAGCGGCACACTGCGGGGCACCGGCCCGATCTCTACGCGATGATCTGGCGCAGGCACAGCAGCAGGTTCCCCTTCTCCAGCAGGACGCTTGCACCCAGCATCCGAACCGAACTCACCGAAGCCGCTCAAACGGAAGGCGCCACACTGGCCTTCCCCAGGGCCACCGAGACGGCACGGCTGCTGCGCGTGGCCACGGAAGCCGAGCACCGCAGCCGCGCCGACCCCGACCGGGCAGTGGAGAGCCGCCGATGGATACACCGTGACCGAGACGACCCTTCCGACCTCGGCATCCCCCAAGCGGCACTGGGGCCGCAGGACGCGCGCGAGCAGCTGCCCATGCGTGACTTCACCGCACAACGCCACCCCGAGCGGCTGCCGGCCCAGCCCTTCGAGTCCCTACCTGTCGTCGCCTTGCTGACCACCGAACACGACCGTCGCAGCGACTGGCTGCGCGCCGGACAGGCGCTGGAGCACATCCTGCTCGTGGCCACGGCGCACGATGTGCGTGCCTCCCTGCTGCACCAGCCCATGGAGTGGCCCGATCTGCGCCGAGAGGTGAGCCCCGTGCCGGATCTCACCGGTCATGCGCAGATGCTGATCCGCCTCGGGTACGGCCCGCAGGGCCCGGCCACTCCGCGACGTGCGCCGGATCAGGTGGGGTGA
- a CDS encoding STAS domain-containing protein has translation MVETLVMSAPRHTERAVDGTTVVELRGEIDILTAPSLGARLDDLTAVALPGLVVDLRAVSFIDCAGLGVLCRARNRVMERHGRLRLITDSNQFRRILRGAGLDGVFEIYDHLPEGLAAVPGGVLTAAAG, from the coding sequence ATGGTCGAAACCCTCGTGATGTCCGCACCCCGCCACACCGAGCGTGCCGTCGACGGGACGACCGTCGTGGAGCTGCGCGGTGAGATCGACATCCTCACGGCACCGTCTCTCGGGGCGCGCCTGGACGATCTGACGGCCGTTGCCCTCCCCGGCCTCGTGGTGGACCTTCGCGCCGTGTCCTTCATCGACTGCGCCGGACTGGGAGTGCTGTGCCGGGCGCGGAACAGGGTCATGGAACGGCACGGCAGGCTGCGCCTCATCACTGACAGCAACCAGTTCCGTCGAATTCTTCGTGGTGCGGGCCTGGATGGCGTGTTCGAGATCTACGACCACCTTCCCGAGGGTTTGGCTGCTGTGCCCGGCGGGGTCCTCACCGCCGCGGCGGGCTGA
- a CDS encoding pyridoxamine 5'-phosphate oxidase family protein — MYPNDGFRELGRHECLRLLATAPIGRIVYTRQALPAVVPVNFGLDADGAVLLRTSLASELARAVDGAVVAFEADAADVDTHSGWSVVVTGRAEIVTDSAEAARLGRVAPRSWAPSPEEVFVRIEPELVTGRELVAGRTMYGLHLSA, encoded by the coding sequence ATGTACCCGAACGATGGTTTCCGCGAACTCGGTCGTCACGAGTGCCTGCGACTGCTGGCGACGGCGCCCATCGGCCGTATCGTCTACACGCGCCAGGCGCTGCCTGCGGTCGTGCCCGTCAACTTCGGCCTGGACGCCGACGGTGCGGTGCTGCTGCGCACCTCGTTGGCCTCCGAGCTGGCCCGCGCGGTCGACGGCGCCGTCGTCGCCTTCGAGGCGGACGCGGCCGACGTGGACACGCACTCCGGCTGGAGCGTTGTCGTGACCGGCCGGGCCGAGATCGTCACTGATTCGGCCGAGGCAGCACGCCTGGGGCGGGTCGCCCCGCGCTCCTGGGCTCCCTCGCCCGAGGAGGTCTTCGTGCGCATCGAGCCTGAACTGGTCACCGGGCGCGAACTCGTCGCGGGCCGCACGATGTACGGCCTGCACCTCTCCGCCTGA
- the pflA gene encoding pyruvate formate-lyase-activating protein: protein MTVATRPDVDAPADAWRGFAGRGWREGIDVRDFIQANYTPYEGGPEFLTGPTERTLAVWHKVSALFPEERRKGILDVDAATPSTITSHAPGYIDQDRELIVGLQTDAPLKRAIMPNGGLRMVENGLKAYGYEPNPFVTKVFGTYRKTHNDGVFDAYTPEMRAARKAGVITGLPDAYGRGRIIGDYRRVALYGTDRLIQAKRAERALLDVCASSTEVIRDREELAEQMRALGELTRMAASYGCDVSRPAATAQEAVQWLYLGYLAAVKEQNGAAMSLGRTSTFLDVYLQRDLADGTIDETRAQELIDDFVVKLRIVRFLRTPEYDALFSGDPTWVTESIGGVGADGRPLVTRTSFRFLQTLYNLGPAPEPNLTVLWSPRLPDGFKEFCAQVSIDTSAVQYESDDLMRPRTGDDTAIACCVSAMAVGKQMQFFGARVNLAKALLYAVNGGRDEMTGEQVAPSAPPLTGEYLDYEELIAAYDHVLDWLARTYVNALNVIHYMHDKYAYERLPRVAVNATAAPTVTGRVHSWDLSTGVDGPGTRFVLFVSGCPLRCLYCANPDTWHMRDGRETSVDEVMAEIEKYRGFVTTAGGGVTVTGGEPLLQPAFTGAVLRRCKEAGLHTALDTSGFLGARASDELLADTDLVLLDIKSFDATTYRKLTGAHLAPTLSFATRLDRLGVPVYIRYVLVPGWTDDPSAVDGLGAFLAGLSNVDRVDVLPFHKLGAHKYDTLGIDFPLRDTPVPDPELTERVRGQFRDHGLRAL, encoded by the coding sequence ATGACCGTGGCAACCCGTCCAGACGTGGACGCTCCCGCCGATGCCTGGCGTGGCTTCGCCGGCCGGGGCTGGCGCGAGGGGATCGACGTGCGCGACTTCATTCAGGCCAACTACACGCCGTACGAAGGCGGCCCGGAGTTCCTGACCGGTCCGACCGAGCGCACGCTCGCCGTCTGGCACAAGGTCAGCGCCCTGTTCCCCGAGGAGCGGCGCAAGGGCATCCTCGACGTGGACGCCGCCACCCCGTCCACGATCACCTCGCACGCCCCCGGCTACATCGACCAGGACCGTGAGCTGATCGTCGGCCTGCAGACCGACGCCCCGCTGAAGCGCGCGATCATGCCGAACGGTGGACTCCGGATGGTCGAGAACGGCCTGAAGGCGTACGGCTACGAGCCCAACCCGTTCGTGACCAAGGTCTTCGGCACTTACCGCAAGACCCACAACGACGGCGTCTTCGACGCCTACACCCCGGAGATGCGCGCCGCCCGCAAGGCCGGCGTCATCACCGGACTGCCCGACGCCTACGGACGCGGCCGGATCATCGGCGACTACCGGCGTGTCGCCCTCTACGGCACGGACCGCCTGATCCAGGCCAAGCGGGCCGAGCGTGCCCTGCTCGACGTCTGTGCGTCCTCCACCGAGGTCATCCGTGACCGGGAGGAACTCGCCGAGCAGATGAGGGCGTTGGGCGAGCTTACGCGGATGGCTGCGTCGTACGGCTGTGACGTGTCCCGCCCCGCCGCCACTGCCCAGGAGGCCGTGCAGTGGCTCTACCTCGGCTATCTCGCCGCCGTGAAGGAGCAGAACGGCGCGGCCATGTCGCTCGGCCGCACCTCCACCTTCCTGGACGTCTACCTCCAGCGGGACCTGGCAGACGGGACCATCGACGAGACCCGGGCCCAGGAGCTGATCGACGACTTCGTTGTCAAGCTGCGGATCGTGCGCTTCCTGCGCACTCCCGAGTACGACGCCCTGTTCTCCGGCGACCCGACCTGGGTGACGGAGTCCATCGGCGGCGTGGGCGCCGACGGCCGGCCACTGGTCACCCGCACCTCCTTCCGCTTCCTGCAGACCCTCTACAACCTCGGCCCCGCCCCCGAACCCAACCTGACCGTGCTCTGGTCGCCCCGGCTGCCCGACGGATTCAAGGAGTTCTGCGCCCAGGTCTCCATCGACACCAGCGCCGTCCAGTACGAGTCCGACGACCTGATGCGCCCCCGGACCGGGGACGACACCGCGATCGCCTGCTGCGTCTCCGCCATGGCGGTCGGCAAGCAGATGCAGTTCTTCGGCGCGCGCGTCAACCTGGCAAAGGCGCTGCTCTACGCGGTCAACGGCGGCCGCGACGAGATGACCGGCGAACAGGTCGCGCCCTCAGCGCCCCCGCTGACCGGTGAGTACCTCGACTACGAGGAACTGATCGCGGCCTACGACCACGTCCTGGACTGGCTGGCCCGGACGTACGTCAACGCGCTCAACGTCATCCACTACATGCACGACAAGTACGCCTACGAACGTCTTCCACGGGTCGCTGTGAATGCCACGGCGGCGCCGACGGTGACCGGCCGGGTGCACTCCTGGGACCTGTCCACCGGTGTGGACGGTCCCGGGACCCGGTTCGTCCTGTTCGTCAGCGGCTGTCCGCTGCGCTGCCTGTACTGCGCCAACCCCGACACCTGGCACATGCGCGACGGCCGGGAGACCTCGGTCGACGAGGTCATGGCGGAGATCGAGAAGTATCGGGGGTTCGTCACCACGGCTGGCGGCGGGGTGACCGTCACCGGCGGGGAGCCGCTGCTCCAGCCGGCGTTCACCGGCGCCGTCCTGCGCCGCTGCAAGGAGGCCGGGCTGCACACGGCGCTGGACACCTCCGGCTTCCTGGGCGCGCGTGCCTCCGACGAACTCCTCGCCGACACCGACCTGGTGCTGCTGGACATCAAATCGTTCGACGCCACCACCTACCGCAAGCTCACCGGTGCCCATCTGGCCCCAACGCTCAGCTTCGCCACCCGCCTGGACCGGCTGGGCGTCCCCGTGTACATCCGCTACGTCCTCGTCCCCGGCTGGACCGACGACCCGTCCGCCGTGGACGGCCTCGGCGCCTTCCTGGCCGGGCTGAGCAACGTCGACCGGGTGGACGTCCTGCCCTTCCACAAACTCGGCGCCCACAAGTACGACACCCTCGGGATCGACTTCCCGCTGCGTGACACGCCCGTGCCCGATCCGGAGCTGACCGAACGCGTGCGCGGGCAGTTCCGCGACCACGGGCTGCGGGCCTTGTGA